In the Geobacter sp. FeAm09 genome, one interval contains:
- a CDS encoding AsmA-like C-terminal region-containing protein — MPMWQQYRPRGRVQAHIRGSGNPEDFSAMDYSGSIALNTFSFLPDPKLKPVTGISSTITFQGNSLETGSMSARYGDSLLNLRGRVKSLKNAEAELTLASPQFFLRDINLAPPPPAKANASIRRLHAVLAVRDGRYTINRLSGLFNASNFSVSGDYTAGAAPTANLALSSSNLDLNDLLLLARLSDQGSADNHTPSRLNLNLKLAAESGKYDKVLFSRLNATLHQENGILYLQGMEAGVYNGRVTAKGRIAPGNGQERRYDLNVGVERVNAEHLLQALDVTREVTGTLNLSGDLTARGATLADLKKTALGNVKLRLEKGTLRRFNVLSKMFSILNVSQLLKFQLPDMVADGMPYNNIHGSFAFSDGTIATQNLFINSDAMNISVIGKADMVREELNFTIGVQPLQTVDKIVNRIPVVGWLLTGKGKSVVTAYFEAKGKWSDPQVSAIPVKSMTKGALNIFKRVFELPVKLFTDTGEVILGQ, encoded by the coding sequence ATGCCCATGTGGCAGCAGTATCGCCCGCGGGGGAGGGTCCAGGCCCATATCCGCGGCAGCGGCAATCCCGAAGACTTCTCGGCCATGGATTACTCCGGCAGCATCGCCCTGAACACCTTTTCCTTCCTGCCGGACCCGAAACTGAAACCGGTCACCGGCATCAGCAGCACCATCACCTTCCAGGGGAACAGCCTGGAAACCGGCAGCATGAGCGCGCGCTACGGCGATTCGCTCCTCAATCTGCGCGGCCGGGTCAAGAGCCTGAAGAACGCCGAAGCCGAGTTAACCCTGGCGTCGCCCCAGTTCTTCCTGCGGGACATCAACCTCGCCCCCCCGCCCCCGGCCAAGGCCAATGCCAGCATCCGCCGTCTGCATGCCGTGCTGGCCGTCCGGGACGGCAGGTACACCATCAACCGTCTGTCCGGACTTTTCAACGCGTCCAATTTCAGCGTCAGCGGCGACTATACCGCGGGCGCCGCGCCGACGGCCAACCTGGCGCTCAGTTCCTCCAACCTGGACCTGAACGACCTGCTCCTGCTCGCCAGGCTCTCGGACCAGGGCAGCGCGGATAACCATACGCCGTCGCGGCTGAACCTGAACCTCAAGCTGGCCGCCGAGTCCGGGAAATACGACAAAGTGCTCTTTTCCCGGTTGAACGCCACGCTGCACCAGGAAAACGGCATCCTCTACCTCCAGGGCATGGAGGCGGGGGTGTACAACGGCAGGGTGACCGCAAAGGGCCGCATAGCGCCGGGCAACGGCCAGGAGCGGCGCTACGACCTGAATGTCGGCGTCGAACGGGTCAATGCGGAGCACCTTCTCCAGGCGCTGGACGTGACCCGGGAGGTCACCGGCACCCTGAACCTCTCCGGCGACCTGACCGCCCGGGGAGCGACCCTGGCGGACCTCAAGAAAACCGCCCTGGGCAACGTGAAGCTGCGGCTGGAAAAAGGCACCCTGCGCAGATTCAACGTGCTTTCCAAGATGTTCTCGATTCTCAACGTGTCCCAACTGCTTAAATTCCAGCTCCCGGACATGGTGGCGGACGGCATGCCGTACAACAACATCCACGGCAGCTTTGCCTTCAGCGATGGCACCATCGCGACCCAGAACCTCTTCATCAACAGCGACGCCATGAACATCTCGGTCATCGGCAAGGCGGACATGGTCAGGGAGGAGCTCAATTTCACCATCGGCGTCCAGCCGCTCCAGACCGTGGACAAGATCGTCAACCGCATCCCGGTGGTGGGCTGGCTGTTGACCGGCAAGGGCAAATCGGTGGTAACGGCCTATTTCGAGGCCAAGGGCAAATGGTCCGACCCCCAGGTGAGCGCCATTCCGGTCAAATCCATGACCAAGGGAGCCCTGAATATCTTCAAGCGGGTCTTCGAGTTGCCGGTGAAGCTGTTCACGGATACGGGAGAGGTGATTCTGGGACAATGA